The sequence below is a genomic window from Desulfuromonas sp. TF.
CTCTGGACGATCAATCAGGAACGATGAAGGAAGAATAAAAATTCATAGTTCGCATCTTCGAAGAGGATGCACTGCTGGCCGTCGGAGCCCGGGAGGGAGGCGGTGTAGCTTGAGCGCAGACGGGAAGAGAAGGATGTCGTCAGTGCCTTTTGGGACTGCCGCTTCGGCTATTGTTTACTGAGCCAGGCTTTTCGCCGCGATCTCGTAAACGTCCCGTGAGATACCCGGAGCGGCGGCGATCCGCTCAAGCTGTGCCCTCATCATTGCCTGGCGGGCTTCGTCGTACTTGCGCCAGCGGGTGACAGCCCCGAGGAGGCGGGCCGCAACCTGGGGATTGAGGCTGTCGATGGTCACCACCTGATCGCCGAGAAAGGCGTAACCCGCCCCGGAGCAATCGTGGAAGCGGGCCGGGTTGCCGTGACAGAAGGCGCCGATGAGCGCCCGGACCTTGTTGGGATTCTTGATGTTGAAAGCCGGATGAGCCATGAGTCGCTTGACGTTCTCCAGGGTGTCCGGGCGCTTTGAGGTCGCCTGCAGGGTGAACCATTTGTCCATCACCAGCGGGTCGTGCCGCCACTTCCGGTAAAAGGCCTCCAGGGCCTCCGTCCGCTCGGGCGTCTCGCTGTTGGCCAGGCAATGCAGGGCGGCCGAGACGTCGGTCATGTTGTCCGCCCGGTTGAACTGGTCGAAGCAGCGCCGGACGATTACGCTCTCCTCCAGAGTCATGAGGTACGCCAGGCAGAGGTTTTTCAGGCTGCGCCGTCCCACGGCGGCCGGCTCGATGCTGTAGGGACCCTCCATAGTATTGGCTTCCATCACCAGGATGAACTCTTCGCGCAGCCTCTTCGCCAGGTCCCTGCGCATCAATTCGCGCACCCGGTGGATCGTCTCGGGATCGGCCACCTCCATCTGTTCGGCAAGATAGCTTTCGGTGGGCAGGACCAGGGCCTGGGCGAGGAGAGCGGGATCGGCATTTTCATCCAGCAGGAGCCTGCGAAAGGCATCGGTGAAACCGGTGTCGAGCACCGTCTCCCGGCCACTCCGGCACTCTTCGACCAGCTTCAGCATGATGCGCACCGACAGCCGCTGCCCGGCCTCCCAGCGATTGAAGGGGTCGCTGTCGTGGGCCATCAGAAAAGCCAGGTCCCTGTCGGATGTTTCCATCCAAAGCCTGACGGGGGCTGAGAAACCGCGAAGCAGGGAGGGGACGGGTTCTTCCGGGATGCCGACGAAGCGGAAGGCATCCTCCTCCCGGCGCAGCTCCAGCACCCGGGTGGTTCCCGCAGGGGCGGATTCCCCTTCGAGCCGCAGCGGCAGGTCGTTGCCGTTTCGGTCGAGCAGGCCCATGGCCAGGGGGATGTGGAACGGCTTTTTATCCGTCTGGCCCGGGGTCGGGGGGCAGGACTGGCGCACCTTCAGTGTGTAGACCTTTCGCGCCCCGTCATAGTCTGTTTCCACCTCCAGTTCCGGCGTGCCGCCCTGGCTGTACCAGAGGCCGAACTGCTCCAGATCACGCCCCCCCGCATCGGCCATGGCCCGAAGGAAATCGTCGGTGGTGGCCGCCTGGCCGTCGAAGCGCTCAAGGTAGAGGCGCAGCCCCTTGCGGAACCCCTCGGGGCCGAGCAGGGTGTGATACATGCGGATCAGCTCCGCACCCTTGTTGTAGACCGTCATGGTGTAGAAGTTGTTGATTTCCACGTAAGAGGCGGGGCGCACGGGATGGGCCATGGGACCGGCGTCCTCGGGGAACTGGGCGTTGCGCAGAGCGCGCACCTCCTCGATGCGCTTGACCGCCCGGCTGGTCATGTCAGCGCTGAACTCCTGGTCCCGAAAGACCGTCAGCCCTTCCTTGAGCGAGAGCTGGAACCAGTCGCGGCAGGTGACGCGGTTGCCGGTCCAGTTGTGGAAATATTCGTGGCCGATCACCCCCTCGATCGCCTGGAAATCGGCGTCGGTGGCGGTCTCGGGACGGGCGAGGACGTACTTGGAGTTGAAGATGTTGAGGCCCTTGTTCTCCATCGCCCCCATGTTGAAGTCGTCCACCGCCAGGATCATGTAGATATCCAGATCGTACTCCAGGCCGAAGGTCTCCTCGTCCCATCGCATGGCTTTCTTCAGCGAGGCCATGGCGTGGTCGCAGCGGTCGCGGTTGCGCTCCTCCACATAGATATGGAGCTTCACCTCGCGCCCCGAGGCGGTGACGAAGGTGTCTTCGATCCGCACCAGGTCTCCGGCCACCAGGGCAAAGAGGTAGGCGGGCTTTTTGAAGGGGTCCACCCACTTGGAAAGATGCCGCCCGTCGGGCAGATCGATGCTGGTCACGAGGTTGCCGTTGGAGAGCAGGATCGGATATTTCGCCTTGTCGGCGAGGATGCTGACGGTGAAGTGGGCCAGGACGTCGGGGCGGTCGGGGTAATAGGTGATCTTGCGGAATCCCTGGGCTTCGCACTGGGTGCAGAAATTGCCGCTCGAGGTGTACAGCCCCTCAAGGGAGGTGTTCTCCTGCGGCTTGATTTCGGTTTCGACCACCAGCTGAAAATTTTGGGGGACATCGAAGATTGTCAGATTCTCCTCCGTCACTTCGTATTCGTTCGCCGCGAGGGTACGACGGTCGAGGTGGAGGCCCCGCAGGGCAAGCTCGTTTCCGTCTAGAACCAGGTGCCCTCCTTTTCCGGCGGGGTTGCGGCTCAGGTTCAGGCGCGATTTGACGATGGTGGACTCTTCTCCCAGCTCAAAAATGAGTTCGACGCTCTCTACGAGGTAGGCTGGCGGCTGGTAATCCTTGAGATAGATCGGCTGATGGTGTGTGTCGTTCATGGGCGGTCGCTATCCTTCTGGAGGGGGTTCGTGTTTACCTCTCTGTTGTCGCCAATTTCAAGGCCAGGCCCAGAAAAACGGCGCCCGCAACCTTGTTCAAGATCTTTTGGGTTCGGACTGATCGATTAAGCCACTGGCCAAGTGTGCCTGCAAGGAGAGCGATGCCTCCAAATACCAATATCGTGGCTATGATAAACAGCGCTCCCAGCAGGAGTAGCTGAAAAGCGACAGATCCTCTTGTTGGATCGGCAAATTGTGGCAGGAAGGCCAAAAAAAAGATCGATACTTTAGGATTTGTGATGTTCATGATGATGCCACGACAATACAACTTCCGATGATTGACGATGACGTCAGGCTCGCCCTCAATTTTTTCAGCAGAGGCTCGAAGAGCTTGCCACGCCAGATAAAAGAGGTAACCCGCACCAATGAATTTGAGGGCGGAAAATGCAATTGCGGATGTCTGAAAAATTATAGCGACCCCGAGAGCCACAGCGATTGTGTGCACGATGAGTCCTGAGCATAAACCGAGCATCACAATTAGCCCAGCGCCCTTTCCACGCAAGGCGGACTGCGTCAGTACGAATATATTGTCGGGACCCGGAGCAAGGCCAAGTAGAATCGATGCTGTGAAAAAAGTTATGAGTGTTTCAATGGATAACATTTTATCTCCCTGTTTTTGTGATTTCTTCACTCTTGCCGGCGCGGGAACTGTCTGTAAAGAAGATACCCGGCCCACGCAATCGACAGCGTTATAGCCAGTGAACCGATGCCGTGGGAAACTCTTGCCAGCATGTGGTCGTAGCTCAACAGCCCCGTCTCCGTCAGCAGAAATTCCCAATCATGAAACCCGTAGGGCGACGAATGCCCGAAATTCCCTCCCATCAGGGGCAGTTGCCCTGCACGGGCATCATCTATGTATGGAGCGATATCCAGAAAGTTTTCCCCCAGCCACCAGAAACAGACCGCCGTGCCGAACGGATCGCGGGTTTTCAGCAGCAGGGTCGCCATGCACACCAGAGGAACCAGCAGCTGCCCCACTGTGCCGCCAAGGCTAGCGATGAATTGCCCAAAAGGGCGAAAGATCACATGTCCGGCCTCGTGGAACGGCAGATTAACCAAATGCAGCCAGCTTTCCCCCGAAGCATTGCTGGCGATGCCGGCGAAGATCAGCTTGCTTCCCCAGACGATCATTCCCAGAAGGACGAGGGCTCTTCCGGTGAAAAGCAAGAGGTTGGCCTCATCGGGGCAGGAGAGGAGCAGGTGGCGCAAGCTGCAATCCCGATCGGGCAAGTCCGCTGCGACCTCTTGAGCCTGCGATTGGGCCGGCGAGTTCGCATGGACTCTTATTTTCGCGAAGATGACTCCACATCGGAGGCAATCCTGCCGGTTCGGCGGGTTTTGATATCCGCATTTGGGACAAAGCATGACTTTACCTATGCTGACATACTTCTATCGTAAAAAAGGGTCGGACCAAGGTAACTCATATGGGTAATGTGCCAGATTAGATTGAGCCCGGATGTGCNNNNNNNNNNTT
It includes:
- the pepN gene encoding aminopeptidase N codes for the protein MNDTHHQPIYLKDYQPPAYLVESVELIFELGEESTIVKSRLNLSRNPAGKGGHLVLDGNELALRGLHLDRRTLAANEYEVTEENLTIFDVPQNFQLVVETEIKPQENTSLEGLYTSSGNFCTQCEAQGFRKITYYPDRPDVLAHFTVSILADKAKYPILLSNGNLVTSIDLPDGRHLSKWVDPFKKPAYLFALVAGDLVRIEDTFVTASGREVKLHIYVEERNRDRCDHAMASLKKAMRWDEETFGLEYDLDIYMILAVDDFNMGAMENKGLNIFNSKYVLARPETATDADFQAIEGVIGHEYFHNWTGNRVTCRDWFQLSLKEGLTVFRDQEFSADMTSRAVKRIEEVRALRNAQFPEDAGPMAHPVRPASYVEINNFYTMTVYNKGAELIRMYHTLLGPEGFRKGLRLYLERFDGQAATTDDFLRAMADAGGRDLEQFGLWYSQGGTPELEVETDYDGARKVYTLKVRQSCPPTPGQTDKKPFHIPLAMGLLDRNGNDLPLRLEGESAPAGTTRVLELRREEDAFRFVGIPEEPVPSLLRGFSAPVRLWMETSDRDLAFLMAHDSDPFNRWEAGQRLSVRIMLKLVEECRSGRETVLDTGFTDAFRRLLLDENADPALLAQALVLPTESYLAEQMEVADPETIHRVRELMRRDLAKRLREEFILVMEANTMEGPYSIEPAAVGRRSLKNLCLAYLMTLEESVIVRRCFDQFNRADNMTDVSAALHCLANSETPERTEALEAFYRKWRHDPLVMDKWFTLQATSKRPDTLENVKRLMAHPAFNIKNPNKVRALIGAFCHGNPARFHDCSGAGYAFLGDQVVTIDSLNPQVAARLLGAVTRWRKYDEARQAMMRAQLERIAAAPGISRDVYEIAAKSLAQ
- a CDS encoding LysE family translocator yields the protein MLSIETLITFFTASILLGLAPGPDNIFVLTQSALRGKGAGLIVMLGLCSGLIVHTIAVALGVAIIFQTSAIAFSALKFIGAGYLFYLAWQALRASAEKIEGEPDVIVNHRKLYCRGIIMNITNPKVSIFFLAFLPQFADPTRGSVAFQLLLLGALFIIATILVFGGIALLAGTLGQWLNRSVRTQKILNKVAGAVFLGLALKLATTER